In the genome of Naumovozyma dairenensis CBS 421 chromosome 7, complete genome, the window TCTTCGAATAACATTTGATCGTACTCACTCATGGCAAGAACAAATAGTACCGCAGTTATTCCTTGGAATGAATGAAtccatttctttctttcagATCTTTGTCCACCTGCATCTAACACTTTAAATTTAGAAGATCCAATATGAAATTCTGTTTCTGTAATACCTGTTGTCTTTATACGACCTTTTAAgatatcttcatctgaACAAACATAATTTGATTGAgcaaatttttcaatattatcaaagtAATATGCTGCTGATCCTTCCAATTGGAATTCATTGGCTCTGGCAAAACATTGTTTGATACCTTTATCTTTGGTCCAAAGTTCTTTGATAGCATGTGCGATTTGCTTTTTAGTGATTCTTGTAACTGAAGGTACCCTTGTTGATTTTTGGTTTTGTTGCTGTACATGTTTTGAATCTTTCTTGATAAACATTGTATCATTCCCActttcattcaaatttttggaTATTTCTTGGAAATCAAGGTTATTATTACCGTCAACGTTGGCATTATCTTCTGtcaattcttcttcctcttcttcttcgatATCAAGGTCATTAGGATTAGAGGATGAATTGGACATTTGCTTCCTTCTTTGTTCAAtaccttcttcatcaaatgcCTTAGCTTGTCCTGTACTTTGAACACGtcttttcatttcataCCTTTCAGAATATTTCAACACGTAGTCATTCAAGAAGTCAGAACCTCCGGCAGTACCAGCATCAATGAAATCCAAAGCCTTTACTCTCATCAATATCCTTTTCAACTGAAACAATTCACTCTTAGAGTCATCACAATTCAATGGGATCCCCAATTTTCTTGCTTgaataattaatattttcattgattgaatGGCATCAGCCCAAATGACTTGACTATATTGTAATCTTTCTTGATTTGTGAATCCACCTTGATGtaacaatttcaattgtttcaaaacGGTTGATTTACCAGATTCACCTGCACCTAATAGTAATAActttatttcatttttatctcGTTGCTTTTCCATTTGTAATGATTGCTCAATGACATCATTGACtctttgattttgtaaGAACggatcattttcatcttcgaTGATTTGTGTACTTGCTGAACAACCCATTTTTCTTCGCAGGTTTAGtttataatcttttttGCTTCTTGTTTGTGATATCTGAGTGAGAGATGGATTGCAATTGATTCCTGAatatatgaaattgatatttgACAAATGTAATCTCGatcattcaagaaaatgGGAGTTGAATGATATAAAGAGTTGACATTTTTTAAGGAATCATAGTGACATTGTTGATAAAGATTTTGTGGATGCCTCGAGGTTAAAAGTAAAAtattaccaaaaaaaaaaaataatttttgatgtAAAAATTAACACGCTCTAACAAAGGGCCGTACAAAAAATAGAGACTTTTTAAACGGCATAATATCTTAACGTTTCATCTTGAAACAAAAGTAGATACGAAAGTAATGCGTATTCATAGGATACTGATGATTCTTCATGCATGAAACTATAAGGTTTCCCCTAAATGTTAGAGATAGGAAGTACGTAAATCACACGTACTTGAGGTAATAATGTAGATGTATTTACAAGGTTTTTTTTAGTTTGTAcagtacgtacgtacgtacgtacatatgaatattaaattaattgatgaaaagtttattattattgttcgAAGATACCTTCTTGtcctttttcttcttcttgctCTTTGCgccattattatcattattattattattagcagcagtagtagtagtagtagtagtagtattaAGCATACCATCAGAATAAAGAGTACGTATTTTCTTCGATTCATTACCAAGataatctttcaatgaGAATTCATCACATTCAAGTAATAATTCCGGATCGAAAATGATTCCCTTTCTTGATTGTCTCCAGTTATCGACCCATGACATAGCCATtgaattatcattaatattagcCTTTCCCTTAAGCCTTTTCAAAACTTCATAAACGTTATTGGTCGGATTTTGAATGGATCCAGGGTAAAGCTCGTGAgagtttcttttctttcccgttaattgttgttgtaaattaatcaaatacaataaataatcaGCTTGTATTATCGGATCAATCAAATTGTCCTTAATACAGCCAGCTAGCGATAATGTCAACATTCTTTGacaattatttattctaCCTGGTAATCCAACTCCTGGACTATctactatatatattccatGCATAGTGGAGGAAGATTTGTCATTAGAGATTCTAATGCATTCACTTATACTTCTCGTGACACCAGCTTGACCTCCTGTTTTCGCCACGACagtatttttcttttccttgtcgtggtggtggtggtcCGTATCATTATGTGTGGCAAATGATCTTAATGAATTGGTTAGAGTAGATTTGCCTACGTTGGGCATACCAATGATCAAGATTCTGAATCCCATTGGTAATGgattttttataaatttattattttgccAATTAATCAAGTCCATTAATGTTTTAATATCTTTGTTATGGTTacaattcattattatgaatttttcatttatttcattatgccatttaattaatttatctaaatattttttaggATCTTGtggtgaagaagataaGAGATCTTTTTTTGTGTATATGattaattttgataaagtAGATGATTTCTTTGTTCGTGATAATAAGgtatcaaataataaatttcttgttgATAAGGGAGCTCTTATATCACGTAATTCTATTATCATATTTAATTGAGGTAgtaatttttggaaatttttcaaagctTTCATTTGATGACCTTTAAAATCGGTCAATGTAATGTTATATTGAGGGAATTCATATCTTGGTACGAATGGTtgtttgatattattattattattattattattagtgttGTTAGCTTTGAGATTAGAATCTGATGGTGAAACAGTTTGAATGTTAACTAATTGGGAAAGCCATCTCTGTCTATAAGAGAATGCAATGGTTTTCGGGAGGAAATGTTGCAATTTCGTAACATAGTTCATCGAGAGTGAATAAGtataaaaatagaaatatcGGTgtttctattattatttagtTACTTGAATAAAAGGTAGTATAGTGGCAGCTTTTTTGCTTCTCTCTGTGTATTGATCtaatatagatatatatttcaaatatcaTCAGTTAACTATGATGGTGTTTCTTAAGACCGAGAGTAAAAATGTCAAATTAAAGTCAgcaatgatgatttatctAAACGTTAAATTATTATGCtgtaatatataaaaagagCCCATAGTTCAACTATAATGCTTATATATAGTCATTTAATTTGTGATTGTATTAGATCTTATTGAAAGGTTATGTATGTACATGAGATTTAGTGATAATTGTGGCATATGCTATGTATTATGAGATATAAGTAGAAGTAACAGTAGAGAGTAGAAAGTAGGGTATTATGCTAAACAACTGTATGAATTGTATGATATGCCATCGAGGTAAGGGGATTCAGAATTTTCCAGCAGAATTAAACGTTTGACCCATCTTTTGCATATGTTCACCGACTTTAACGTTAGTTTCGAAATATTTGGCGACACATCTATCTAAACAGTTtgattcttctttgttCAATTCACCATCAGTATATGATCGACTAATACATTTTTGATGACAATTATCGACCAATTTATTGAACATATCAGTGACTAGATCCAATTCAGTTTCAGCAGCTTGAATCTTTTGATCTGATGTTAATTGTGGTTGGCCACCTCCGAATCCGAAAAGCGACATATTATACTGTAAGTTGGTATTGTCTTATGTAGTCGATGTCGATAACACTTCAAGCTTCCTGCTCTCTCCTCATCTATCCATTCATCCATCTATCCATCCATCTAGGtattaattcttcttgtaactctttctttgttcttgtttctttggTGGTTGATTAGGCGAGAGTGTGTTACCCTGTGATgtatgtattattataatgtGGTGTGCGGGTGTGTCACAGAAACAACTGCGtcagaaaataaatattaaaaataataaagaagtGTGACGCGatatcatattatattatattatataaagagaGAAAGTGTGTATGTGTACATGATTTTGCTGTCTAAACTACAAATAACTATCGTTGCGGTTACCATATATCTCAGAAAATATTCTCTCTTCGTCAGGGGTAGTACTTTGCGCTGAAGTGACTAACGTCAACGTGTCACTTAATCCACTTACTATATTAGAATTGATATTTATGTTACCAATAGGTGAATCACCCATACCAAGCTCTCCTAGCACTTTTTCTCTAGATATAACCTTgtcttctttctttgctCTCGTACTCTTTACGTACGGACTTGATGGACAGGATTCCTCCTCAGATATTGTGCTACTATCATCATCTCCACCAGTTGACACAAAAGAATTCTTAGAAAATACCTCtttttcaagattataGATTTTCCTCTCCAATGTAGAGTTCCAGTCATCATTATAATCCAGGGTTTTAATCTCATCCTCCTCAACACCTGATCCGGTATTTtctgaattatttttcttgttcttaACCCCCGTTTGCTTCTTGAAAAACCTTAATGGTTTGTGTCTTTTATCATTGTACCCATAGTAGCCATCATCACCACCAACTCCCTCCATTATATTCTCCTTTGCTGGTGTTTTTGAACTACCAAAAGAAGTCATTGATTCTAATTTAGAGTCATCGAAATCATAAAATGgaactttattatttttccatCTCCtaatatgatgatgatgatgatattgattttcCTTGTTTTTCTTAgtaattaaatcattatatgcaagatcaaaatctttattcaaatttactTTAGATTCAATATCCGTTGAAGGATTTTGATACGTTTCACGTCTATGATGGAAAAATTGTTTCGTTCTAAAACTACCGACCATTTCTTTcgtatttttcttctttctctCCTTCTCTTTTAATACCTTCCGTTGTTTTTTCGCTATTATCCACAACAAAACATTGCTTTGATTAATCAATGAATATGGATTGCATACTCttataaatcaaattttccCAACCAGAACCGTTTTGTGTCGTTTCTGTCATCTTTTCTGTTAATAGCCTacttttatataatgaCAGAATCTTCGAACTTGTGTATAAAATTCCCAAATTTATTCAGATATTAAAAACTGGAAAATATAGATCAAATATATCTCGAAGATCAAGACACATACACACAATAAACCTGTAATATATTAGGCCTGTCAAGttaattcaaaataaaaaaataaccaTTCATCTCACAATGAAATTCGCcttgaagaaaagatcTTCAATCGACGCATTAGACATGTATTGCAAAAAGGCAAGTAAACGAACCTTAAAATTCTTATCCATCGCATTAGGTTCCAAACACATCGATATAGAACATAAAAGTGACATACGATCGAATATTATAAACCATTGTGAAATCTTGGAGGCCGCTAGAAGGAAACTTATACAGAAGAATCAAATAATCATTTCATCAATTCATTTAGGTGTAAAGACTTTTACCATATCGAAATTTAAGATAGAGTTACTTGACgaaaacaataacaaaaacacggatgataatattgaaaagcAATTGACAGTCAGTAAACCAATCTTATTGGATTGGGATAAACTAAAACTAGAGGAATTGTTCTTACCCGATAATCGATCGAAAATAACGTTACATCCAACAGATATGACTGATTCCATATTTAAACTCTCACAATATTTAACAacagaaaaggaaaatagaGCTGATTTATTTACCATTGGAAGACCAAAGGATACTTATAGATTATCTTCAAAGCCTAATTCATTCGAAAATGTGTtgaaaattaatttatttgaacAGTTATTATACTCTACCTTGAAGAATAAATTAAGCTATCTCAATTTGAAGCAACCACAGACtaagaataatgatgatgcaTATCTACCAATCATATCGGATACTAAATTGGTATCACAATTTTGGTGTAATTTAAC includes:
- the GPA1 gene encoding guanine nucleotide-binding protein subunit alpha (similar to Saccharomyces cerevisiae GPA1 (YHR005C); ancestral locus Anc_2.643) → MGCSASTQIIEDENDPFLQNQRVNDVIEQSLQMEKQRDKNEIKLLLLGAGESGKSTVLKQLKLLHQGGFTNQERLQYSQVIWADAIQSMKILIIQARKLGIPLNCDDSKSELFQLKRILMRVKALDFIDAGTAGGSDFLNDYVLKYSERYEMKRRVQSTGQAKAFDEEGIEQRRKQMSNSSSNPNDLDIEEEEEEELTEDNANVDGNNNLDFQEISKNLNESGNDTMFIKKDSKHVQQQNQKSTRVPSVTRITKKQIAHAIKELWTKDKGIKQCFARANEFQLEGSAAYYFDNIEKFAQSNYVCSDEDILKGRIKTTGITETEFHIGSSKFKVLDAGGQRSERKKWIHSFQGITAVLFVLAMSEYDQMLFEDERVNRMHESIMLFDTLLNSKWFRDTPFILFLNKIDIFDEKVKKMPIRKYFPDYQGRVGDSEAGIKYFEKIFLSLNRSNKPIYVKRTCATDPQTMKFVLSAVTDLIIQQNLKKSGII
- the MTG1 gene encoding putative GTPase MTG1 (similar to Saccharomyces cerevisiae MTG1 (YMR097C); ancestral locus Anc_2.463) — translated: MNYVTKLQHFLPKTIAFSYRQRWLSQLVNIQTVSPSDSNLKANNTNNNNNNNNIKQPFVPRYEFPQYNITLTDFKGHQMKALKNFQKLLPQLNMIIELRDIRAPLSTRNLLFDTLLSRTKKSSTLSKLIIYTKKDLLSSSPQDPKKYLDKLIKWHNEINEKFIIMNCNHNKDIKTLMDLINWQNNKFIKNPLPMGFRILIIGMPNVGKSTLTNSLRSFATHNDTDHHHHDKEKKNTVVAKTGGQAGVTRSISECIRISNDKSSSTMHGIYIVDSPGVGLPGRINNCQRMLTLSLAGCIKDNLIDPIIQADYLLYLINLQQQLTGKKRNSHELYPGSIQNPTNNVYEVLKRLKGKANINDNSMAMSWVDNWRQSRKGIIFDPELLLECDEFSLKDYLGNESKKIRTLYSDGMLNTTTTTTTTAANNNNNDNNGAKSKKKKKDKKVSSNNNNKLFIN
- the TIM10 gene encoding protein transporter TIM10 (similar to Saccharomyces cerevisiae MRS11 (YHR005C-A); ancestral locus Anc_2.645); its protein translation is MSLFGFGGGQPQLTSDQKIQAAETELDLVTDMFNKLVDNCHQKCISRSYTDGELNKEESNCLDRCVAKYFETNVKVGEHMQKMGQTFNSAGKF
- the NDAI0G04580 gene encoding uncharacterized protein, coding for MVGSFRTKQFFHHRRETYQNPSTDIESKVNLNKDFDLAYNDLITKKNKENQYHHHHHIRRWKNNKVPFYDFDDSKLESMTSFGSSKTPAKENIMEGVGGDDGYYGYNDKRHKPLRFFKKQTGVKNKKNNSENTGSGVEEDEIKTLDYNDDWNSTLERKIYNLEKEVFSKNSFVSTGGDDDSSTISEEESCPSSPYVKSTRAKKEDKVISREKVLGELGMGDSPIGNININSNIVSGLSDTLTLVTSAQSTTPDEERIFSEIYGNRNDSYL
- the NDAI0G04590 gene encoding uncharacterized protein (similar to Saccharomyces cerevisiae MRS1 (YIR021W) and CCE1 (YKL011C); ancestral locus Anc_2.647), which translates into the protein MKFALKKRSSIDALDMYCKKASKRTLKFLSIALGSKHIDIEHKSDIRSNIINHCEILEAARRKLIQKNQIIISSIHLGVKTFTISKFKIELLDENNNKNTDDNIEKQLTVSKPILLDWDKLKLEELFLPDNRSKITLHPTDMTDSIFKLSQYLTTEKENRADLFTIGRPKDTYRLSSKPNSFENVLKINLFEQLLYSTLKNKLSYLNLKQPQTKNNDDAYLPIISDTKLVSQFWCNLTPVRSILNKSFGKGSDESNLQLKSPILLNSIKMHLVRRIIESALQIDNSSNKVTLTPNWEHRLRTYITEDTLGTYTFSECLGFLGRQRECDNRELANVFLQGLSWMEWLQTYIEIENIVTSEKGNYTDEILNQFNAYCHYKKNKIQEFQKGTSPRLTSLENYHDDYDNAPYPNNNNNRNNGERKRKFTPYTQYITGEDKDGSMEDPWIDKIKT